CCATGAAGACGGCCGCGTCGATTCGATCTGGGACACGTTCAGCGCCCGCCCCGGCCGCATCCGCGACGGTTCCAGTGGCGCGGTCGCCTGCGACCACTACCATCGCTGGCCGGAAGACCTCGACATCGCGCGCAGCCTCGGCACCAACGCCTACCGCTTCTCGATCGCCTGGCCGCGTATCTTCGGCGATGGCGGCACGCCGAACGGCCGGGGGCTCGATTTCTACGACCGCCTGGTCGACGGCATGCTCGAGCGCGGCCTGCAGCCATGGCCCACGCTGTACCACTGGGATTTGCCGCAGGCGCTGCAGGACCGCGGCGGCTGGATGGCACGCGAGACCGTGCACCTGTTCGCCGACTATGCGGATGCCGTCACGCGCCGCCTGGGCGACCGCGTGGCGCAATGGATCACGCACAACGAACCATGGTGCACGGCGATGCACGGCCACATGGACGGCATGCATGCGCCGGGCATCCGCGACGTGGCATCGGCCCTGCAGGCCAGCCACCACGTGCTGCTGTCGCATGGCCTCGCCGTGCCGGTCATCCGTGCCAACGTGCCCGGCGCGCGCGTCGGCGCGGCGCTCAGCCTGCACCCGGTCCGCCCCGCATCGGCCAGCCGGGAAGACGCCGCCGCCGCGCACCGGCACGACGGCCTGCGCAACCGCTGGTTCCTCGACCCGCTGTTCGGCAAGGGCTACCCGCGCGACGTGCTGGAAGCGTTGCGCGATGCCGCGCCGCGCATCGAAGCCGGCGACTTCGACGCCATCGCCGCGCAGACCGATTTCACGGGCCTGAACTACTACTTCCCCGAGACCATCGCCGCTGCGCCGGGGGAAGGGCCGTTGCATGCGCGGGTCGTGCACCGCGAAGGCGTGGAACGCACCGCGTTCGGCTGGGAGGTCGCGCCCGACGGCATGGCGCAGCTGCTCCGGCGCATCCACGCGGA
Above is a window of Pseudoduganella dura DNA encoding:
- a CDS encoding GH1 family beta-glucosidase, with protein sequence MTDIEHIDPERGDFPVAFTWGTSTSSYQIEGARHEDGRVDSIWDTFSARPGRIRDGSSGAVACDHYHRWPEDLDIARSLGTNAYRFSIAWPRIFGDGGTPNGRGLDFYDRLVDGMLERGLQPWPTLYHWDLPQALQDRGGWMARETVHLFADYADAVTRRLGDRVAQWITHNEPWCTAMHGHMDGMHAPGIRDVASALQASHHVLLSHGLAVPVIRANVPGARVGAALSLHPVRPASASREDAAAAHRHDGLRNRWFLDPLFGKGYPRDVLEALRDAAPRIEAGDFDAIAAQTDFTGLNYYFPETIAAAPGEGPLHARVVHREGVERTAFGWEVAPDGMAQLLRRIHAEYGPRAIYVTENGSCYDDAMENGQVHDAQRTSYLARHLAALRDTIAQGVPVAGYFAWSLLDNFEWAEGYTRRFGLTHVDFATQRRILKDSGKWYRAFLHGSAAVSNPPQP